The genomic interval CTCTAGGAATAACAGGCTTTGATAGTCCGATTTTACAGTCTTCAATTCTCGAAACTGGAGAAAGTTTAATCTCAATTCCTGAAACCCTTGAAAAAATTAGTCTCGATAATAAATCATTATCTAAATTAAAAGAAATTACAAAAAAGGCTCAAGAATATTGTGCTAAGAATAATAATTTCAATGCTTTTAATCGTGCGGTTTTCATTAGCGAATATCTAAATCCTATTTCTAAAAATTTAAAAGCATTTCAGAAAGAAGAAAAAATTAAAAATGTAAAAAAATCCAGTCCGTTAAAACCAACTATTGAAACTTTATTTGACAAAGATGCTTTTGATGTAAATGCCTTTGTACTTTCAGAAGATTATAATTTTACTAAAGAAAAAGCGGTTTTAGGAGAAAAATTGTTTTATGATAAAAGTCTTTCTAAAAATAACGATCGAAGCTGTGCAAGCTGCCATAATCCTGAAAAAGCTTTTACTGATGGATTAAAAACAAACGTTTCGCTTACTGGAATGAATTTATCAAGAAACACTCCTACTCTAACATATGCTTCTTTGCAGAATGCTCAGTTTTGGGATATGCGTCAATTGGATTTAGAAAAACAAAGTGTTGATGTAATTCAGAATAAAGATGAAATGCATGGTTCTATTGAAAACATTCATGCTAAAATTCAAACAGATAAAAAATATGTCGAACTCTTTAAAAAAGCGTATCCAAAAACTTCAAAACCTGAAGCATGGCAGATTCAAAATGCCATTGCGAGTTATGTGCGTTCTTTAAACTCTTTTGATTCGAGATTCGATGAATATATGAGAGGAAATAAAAATGTTTTGAATAATGAAGAAATTGAAGGAATGAATCTCTTTATGGGAAAAGCAAAATGTGCTACTTGTCATTTTACACCTATATTTAATGGAACAGTTCCACCAAGCTATTCTAAGAGCGAACATGAAGTTATAGGAACTCCAAATGAGCCATCGGGAAAATCTTTAAGCCCAGACAAAGGTCGTTACATATACAATAAAATGCCTCAATTGGTTGGCGCTTTCAAAACTCCAACTGTTAGAAATGTA from Flavobacterium sp. YJ01 carries:
- a CDS encoding cytochrome c peroxidase, whose product is MKFNHFTFLFIIFCFFISCKENKTSKSTVKQELLINLSKLDNEIAKFQKLVTSNSSQKEIVDQFKKSRLVYKKAEWAIEYFIPETARFMNGPALDEMELEENRSFEPHGFQVMEEMIYPEYDIKNKEDLVRELNVFRANIKQLKSTFDVITISDDYVLDAIQQNVFRVIALGITGFDSPILQSSILETGESLISIPETLEKISLDNKSLSKLKEITKKAQEYCAKNNNFNAFNRAVFISEYLNPISKNLKAFQKEEKIKNVKKSSPLKPTIETLFDKDAFDVNAFVLSEDYNFTKEKAVLGEKLFYDKSLSKNNDRSCASCHNPEKAFTDGLKTNVSLTGMNLSRNTPTLTYASLQNAQFWDMRQLDLEKQSVDVIQNKDEMHGSIENIHAKIQTDKKYVELFKKAYPKTSKPEAWQIQNAIASYVRSLNSFDSRFDEYMRGNKNVLNNEEIEGMNLFMGKAKCATCHFTPIFNGTVPPSYSKSEHEVIGTPNEPSGKSLSPDKGRYIYNKMPQLVGAFKTPTVRNVAVTAPYMHNGVFKTLEEVVSFYNKGGGIGLGYEVENQTLPFDKLNLTVKEEKALVAFMKTLTDKKYQ